A single genomic interval of Chrysemys picta bellii isolate R12L10 chromosome 8, ASM1138683v2, whole genome shotgun sequence harbors:
- the LOC101943284 gene encoding ADAMTS-like protein 2 isoform X3, whose translation MASVSRLGATGVSTHPGRWTDAGCAEGTAALATGSQAASERGSHSYVFVTNIPAGATDILIIERRKTENILALADESGHFFFNGNSAIDNPQNFRVAGTVFKYRRPSNLHVDGLEYIIAQGPTNQSLNAMYYNFNGKMPHITYDYTVPHVPSAALRTAAPALEAPLYLHLPDSSPKHPAPVPADSGTVHDFNATWLSLAPDDVSDRFPPGEEHGDLSFNNQDFFQSNSTAQAGPWGWEQREEEEEKFGFQIRQVYHANGAGEEAAAVGGETDLAPSLNQISISTAMPYSVMRPELPESSGIGAARLRLFRRLCHRDPQNAAFCRELQYLAAKLGWKNSTAGLWNELVAGWPEGLRQGPANTNLLESMKAEAYAESQEEAANYSVITSVQNPLPGSNSSLHTALGNSHPAEPLQVPGPESNEFDVSPLGHDDISLADMYRWKVSAYAPCSSTCTSGISTSYAMCVRYDGVEVEEAYCDALTRPEPTHEFCTGRECQPRWETSRWSECSRTCGEGYQYRTVRCWKMLAPGFDSSVYDELCESAGLARPMERKACKNKACGPQWELSEWSECSARCSSQGMMKREVRCSVEPALCDEALKPVSEKECTGPPCDRRWIASDWGPCSGSCGKGRMSRFVVCRNLEGKVISDSQCDPAVKPLAVYPCGDKNCPAHWVEQEWDQCDASCGRGVKTRSVLCAGLENGVYREYPEKRCNASQKPEVQAACFKRPCSTWFTTSWSQCSKTCGAGLRLREVKCYQGDALGQGCDPAFKPDAKQTCQLQACPTEAPDEDCEDKTTANCVLVLKVKLCSHWYYRKACCRSCRSKAS comes from the exons GCTACGTGTTCGTCACAAACATCCCTGCCGGCGCCACGGACATTCTCATCATCGAGCGCCGGAAGACTGAGAACATCCTGG CACTGGCGGATGAATCTGGGCACTTCTTCTTCAACGGGAACTCAGCCATTGACAATCCCCAGAACTTCCGGGTGGCTGGCACGGTGTTCAAGTACCGCCGCCCTTCCAACCTGCACGTGGACGGCCTGGAGTACAtcattgcccagggccccaccaaTCAGTCTCTGAATGCCATG TACTATAACTTCAATGGGAAAATGCCCCATATAACGTATGACTATACTGTGCCACATGTGCCCTCAGCAGCTCTCCGAACAGCTGCCCCTGCTCTCGAGGCACCGCTCTACCTTCATCTACCGGACTCCAGCCCCAAACAtccagccccagtcccagcagACTCTGGGACTGTGCATGATTTCAATGCCACTTGGCTCTCTCTCGCCCCGGACGATGTCAGTGACCGGTTCCCACCTGGAGAAGAGCATGGAGACCTGAGCTTCAACAACCAGGACTTcttccagagtaactccaccgctcaggctgggccctggggctgggaacagagggaagaggaagaagagaagttTGGCTTCCAGATCAGACAAGTCTACCATGCAAATGGagcgggcgaggaggcggcgGCAGTAGGTGGAGAAACagatttgg CTCCCAGCTTAAATCAGATTTCCATCAGCACAGCCATGCCCTACAGCGTGATGAGGCCCGAGCTGCCGGAGAGCAGTGGGATTGGGGCAGCCAGGCTCCGGCTCTTCAGGAGATTGTGTCACCGGGACCCACAAAACGCTGCCTTTTGCAGGGAACTGCAGTACCTGGCTGCCAAGCTGGGCTGGAAGAACTCAACTGCGGGGCTGTGGAACGAGCTGGTGGCCGGATGGCCAGAAGGGCTGCGCCAAGGGCCTGCCAATACAAACTTGCTGGAGAGCATGAAGGCAGAGGCTTATGCAGAGAGCCAGGAGGAGGCAGCTAACTACAGTGTGATTACAAGCGTGCAGAACCCCCTGCCGGGTTCCAACTCAAGCCTCCACACTGCCCTCGGGAATAGCCACCCAGCAGAACCCCTTCAAGTCCCTGGCCCTGAAAG caacGAGTTTGATGTGAGCCCCCTGGGCCATGATGACATCAGCCTGGCCGACATGTACCGGTGGAAGGTCTCCGCCTAtgctccctgcagctccacaTGCACTTCAG GCATCAGCACCTCCTATGCCATGTGTGTCCGGTACGATGGAGTGGAAGTAGAGGAAGCGTACTGTGATGCCCTGACCCGCCCAGAACCCACTCATGAGTTCTGCACAGGGAGAGAATGCCAGCCCAG GTGGGAGACCAGCCGTTGGAGCGAGTGCTCCAGGACCTGTGGGGAGGGCTACCAGTACCGGACCGTGCGCTGTTGGAAGATGTTGGCTCCAGGCTTCGACAGCTCTGTTTATGACGAGCTGTGTGAGTCTGCTGGGCTAGCCAGGCCTATGGAGAGGAAAGCATGCAAGAACAAGGCGTGTGGGCCCCAGTGGGAGCTCTCCGAGTGGTCGGAG TGCTCTGCTCGATGCAGCAGTCAGGGGATGATGAAGAGGGAGGTGCGCTGCTCAGTAGAGCCAGCCCTCTGCGATGAGGCCCTGAAGCCTGTCAGTGAGAAGGAGTGCACAGGCCCACCCTGTGACCGGCGCTGGATTGCCTCTGACTGGGGACCG TGCTCAGGTTCGTGCGGCAAGGGGCGGATGAGCCGCTTTGTCGTGTGTCGCAACCTGGAGGGGAAGGTGATCTCGGACTCTCAGTGCGACCCGGCCGTCAAGCCTCTGGCTGTCTACCCCTGTGGAGACAAGAACTGCCCTGCACACTGGGTGGAGCAGGAATGGGACCAG TGTGATGCCAGCTGCGGCCGGGGGGTGAAGACCAGAAGCGTGCTGTGTGCCGGCCTGGAGAACGGCGTGTACAGGGAGTATCCAGAAAAGCGCTGCAATGCCTCCCAGAAACCTGAGGTGCAGGCGGCCTGTTTCAAGAGGCCTTGCTCTACGTGGTTCACGACCTCCTGGTCTCAG TGCAGTAAGACGTGTGGTGCCGGCCTGCGGCTCCGAGAGGTGAAGTGCTACCAGGGAGATGCCCTGGGACAGGGCTGTGACCCAGCTTTCAAACCCGACGCCAAGCAGACGTGCCAGCTCCAGGCGTGCCCCACAGAGGCACCAG ACGAAGATTGTGAAGACAAAACGACAGCCAACTGCGTGCTGGTGCTGAAGGTGAAGCTGTGCTCCCATTGGTACTACAGGAAGGCCTGCTGCCGGTCGTGTAGGAGTAAGGCGTCCTGA
- the LOC101943740 gene encoding protein FAM163A, with product MTAGTVVITGGILATVILLCIIAVLCYCRLQYYCCKKDESAEEEEEEEEEPDLPTHSYLTTCNACNSRIVDGQGSPAPPPHEFNQQGARNYCPTCSPYGSPFYIRTTDMVRNGGERITYTPACYKEMGPPIKMATLQSYPMTRHGIVHETFPNPRAISTDV from the exons ATGACAGCAGGAACTGTTGTTATCACCGGCGGAATACTAGCAACCGTGATCCTACTGTGTATTATTGCGGTGCTCTGTTATTGTAGGCTACAG TATTATTGCTGCAAGAAAGATGAATctgctgaggaagaggaggaggaggaggaggagcctgacCTTCCCACTCACTCATACCTTACAACCTGCAATGCCTGCAACTCTCGCATCGTGGATGGGCAGGGCAGCCCAGCACCACCACCCCACGAATTTAACCAGCAGGGTGCTCGGAACTACTGCCCTACCTGTTCCCCCTACGGCTCGCCCTTTTACATACGGACCACTGACATGGTGCGGAATGGCGGTGAGAGGATCACCTACACGCCCGCGTGCTACAAGGAAATGGGGCCACCCATCAAAATGGCAACCCTCCAGAGTTACCCGATGACCCGCCATGGCATCGTCCACGAGACCTTTCCAAACCCGAGGGCTATTAGTACAGACGTGTAA